A single window of Granulicella mallensis MP5ACTX8 DNA harbors:
- a CDS encoding DUF885 domain-containing protein → MRTLLSASLAGALMLTALPASAQHLSADGASQTFNYLTEQYFDQVYFKFSPTAGTGAGLHQYDTQLEDYSAANVQKETAALHDFEKKLAEIDPTALDAEPAADYQILMNNVHATLLQLEVIRGWEKNPDSYSSGVTSSIFSIMERPYAPVNTRLRAAVERERQIPQALLEARKNLKNPPHIYTEIALEQIDGLVSFFQSDVPEAFKDADDAKAKADFAKTNAAAIDALKSYGAWMKSDLLPRSNGDFRYGADTFQKALAYNEMVDIPLDRLLQIAMDDLHKNQAEFARVAKEIDPAKTPQEELAELATIHPAPDQLLGAFHSEFDSLITYIRSHHIITIPSDVQPTLEETPPFMRATTQASMDPPGAFETHSTKAYFNVTLPEKGWTPERVAEHMAAFNIGTIVSTGVHEAYPGHYVQFLWQPQFPSKIRKLLGANTNIEGWAHYCEQMMLDEGYGQPGFGAKTEREAKLIRLGQLQDALLRDARFVVSIRMHTGTGGAMSFDDAVNFFVKEGYQSRAIGTMETKRGTSDALYLYYTLGKLEIMKLREDVKKKQGPAFDLQHFHDDFMRQGFAPVKVIRKTMLHDDSPVL, encoded by the coding sequence ATGCGCACCCTGCTCTCCGCTTCGCTCGCCGGAGCCCTCATGCTGACTGCCCTTCCCGCCTCCGCCCAGCACCTCTCCGCCGACGGCGCGTCGCAGACGTTCAACTACCTCACCGAACAATACTTCGATCAGGTCTACTTCAAGTTCTCGCCGACGGCTGGCACCGGCGCCGGGCTGCATCAGTACGACACCCAACTGGAGGACTACTCCGCCGCGAACGTGCAGAAGGAGACCGCGGCCCTGCACGACTTCGAGAAGAAGCTGGCCGAGATCGACCCCACAGCCCTCGACGCGGAACCCGCGGCGGACTACCAGATCCTGATGAACAACGTCCACGCTACGCTGTTGCAGCTCGAAGTCATTCGCGGCTGGGAGAAGAACCCCGACAGCTACTCCAGCGGCGTGACCAGCTCGATCTTCAGCATCATGGAACGGCCCTACGCCCCTGTAAATACGCGGCTGCGCGCTGCCGTCGAGCGGGAGCGGCAGATTCCGCAGGCCCTGCTGGAGGCGCGCAAGAATCTCAAGAACCCGCCGCATATCTACACCGAGATCGCCCTCGAACAGATCGACGGCCTCGTCAGCTTCTTTCAGAGCGACGTGCCCGAAGCCTTCAAGGATGCCGACGATGCCAAGGCCAAGGCCGATTTCGCCAAGACCAACGCGGCTGCCATCGACGCGCTCAAGAGCTATGGCGCGTGGATGAAGTCCGACCTGCTGCCCCGCTCCAATGGCGACTTTCGTTACGGAGCAGACACCTTCCAGAAGGCGCTCGCCTATAACGAGATGGTCGATATCCCGCTCGACCGCCTGCTGCAGATCGCCATGGACGACCTGCACAAGAACCAGGCCGAGTTTGCACGGGTTGCCAAGGAGATCGATCCCGCAAAGACGCCGCAGGAGGAGCTCGCCGAACTGGCGACGATCCATCCTGCGCCCGACCAGTTGCTGGGGGCCTTCCACAGCGAGTTCGATTCGCTGATCACCTATATCCGCTCGCACCACATCATCACGATCCCCAGCGACGTGCAGCCGACGCTCGAAGAGACGCCGCCCTTTATGCGCGCCACGACGCAGGCTTCGATGGATCCGCCGGGAGCGTTCGAGACGCACTCCACCAAGGCTTATTTCAATGTCACGCTGCCGGAGAAGGGTTGGACGCCGGAGCGCGTCGCCGAGCATATGGCGGCCTTCAATATCGGCACGATCGTTTCGACCGGCGTGCATGAGGCCTATCCCGGCCACTATGTGCAGTTCCTCTGGCAGCCGCAGTTCCCCTCGAAGATCCGCAAGCTGCTCGGAGCGAATACCAATATCGAAGGCTGGGCCCACTACTGCGAGCAGATGATGCTGGACGAAGGCTACGGCCAGCCGGGCTTCGGAGCCAAGACGGAGCGTGAAGCGAAGCTGATACGCCTCGGCCAGCTTCAGGACGCGCTGCTGCGCGATGCCCGCTTCGTCGTGAGCATCCGCATGCACACCGGCACAGGCGGGGCGATGAGCTTCGACGATGCGGTGAACTTCTTCGTCAAAGAGGGCTACCAGTCGCGCGCCATCGGGACGATGGAGACAAAACGCGGCACCTCGGATGCGCTGTATCTCTACTACACGCTCGGCAAGCTCGAGATCATGAAGCTGCGCGAAGACGTAAAGAAGAAGCAGGGTCCGGCATTCGACCTGCAGCACTTCCACGACGACTTTATGCGCCAGGGCTTCGCCCCGGTAAAGGTTATCCGGAAGACGATGCTGCATGACGATTCTCCGGTGCTATAG
- a CDS encoding c-type cytochrome, producing MNNDSKKTLRRVLGLSILCALPFLLCLAGCDSTPPPIPLTQLNPQQARGHQVYQAHCAQCHYDRVSDPLHGPPLRGVFKKQYLPSGAPANDERVTATVLHGRNLMPAQPNTDPQDLYDLLAYLHTL from the coding sequence GTGAATAACGATTCTAAGAAGACGCTTCGTCGGGTCCTTGGCCTCTCTATCCTCTGCGCTCTGCCCTTTCTTCTCTGCCTCGCAGGGTGTGACTCCACGCCTCCCCCGATACCGCTCACCCAGCTCAACCCGCAGCAGGCCCGGGGTCACCAGGTCTATCAGGCTCACTGCGCGCAGTGCCACTACGACCGAGTCTCCGACCCGCTGCATGGGCCGCCGCTGCGGGGCGTCTTCAAGAAGCAGTACCTGCCGAGCGGCGCACCGGCCAACGATGAGCGTGTAACCGCGACCGTTCTGCACGGACGCAACCTGATGCCCGCGCAGCCCAATACCGACCCCCAGGATCTCTACGACCTGCTGGCCTATCTGCATACGCTGTAA
- a CDS encoding SurA N-terminal domain-containing protein → MPKIFRSSAVLFASTLVLLSGCHKGPQDGVVGTVNGHPILRTEVDKAYNAQLASNPQQTAPSADQADSLRLNILHELIVEEIVEQRAAKQNLIATDSEVDAKLAEMKAPYTEEQFQARLKTANLTLDELRRDIRRNLTQTKLFNKEIDSKITVTDGDVNNYFNAHKDSFNLIENRYHLAQILVTNQPAQQSSNLQNSKATTDDEARKKIQALKNRLDTGDDFGTIASNFSENQDTAPNGGDVGFVPESQMKADPTAYAAIMKLKAGQITDILPVLDGTTHKVAGYSIYKLISKEPAGQRDLNDPRVQQNIRQQLHESRSQLLKASYLEMLRDQAKVENYLAEQIFQSAAK, encoded by the coding sequence ATGCCGAAGATCTTTCGCTCGTCCGCCGTGTTGTTCGCTTCCACGCTCGTCCTCCTTTCCGGTTGCCATAAGGGCCCTCAGGATGGAGTCGTCGGCACTGTCAACGGCCATCCGATCCTGCGCACCGAAGTGGATAAGGCTTACAACGCGCAGCTCGCCAGCAACCCGCAGCAGACGGCACCGTCGGCGGACCAGGCCGATTCGTTGCGCCTCAATATCCTGCACGAACTCATCGTCGAAGAGATCGTCGAGCAGCGCGCCGCCAAGCAGAATCTGATCGCAACCGATTCCGAGGTCGATGCCAAGCTGGCCGAGATGAAGGCTCCCTACACCGAGGAGCAGTTCCAGGCACGGCTCAAGACGGCCAATCTGACGCTCGACGAACTCCGTCGCGATATCCGTCGCAATCTCACCCAGACGAAGCTCTTCAATAAAGAGATCGACTCCAAGATCACCGTCACCGACGGTGACGTCAACAACTACTTCAACGCCCACAAAGACAGCTTCAACCTGATCGAGAACCGGTACCACCTGGCGCAGATCCTGGTGACCAACCAGCCCGCGCAGCAGTCCAGCAACCTGCAGAACTCCAAGGCGACCACCGACGACGAAGCACGCAAGAAGATCCAGGCGCTCAAGAATCGCCTCGATACCGGCGACGACTTCGGGACTATCGCGTCGAACTTCTCCGAGAACCAGGACACCGCTCCTAACGGCGGAGACGTAGGCTTTGTCCCCGAGTCACAGATGAAGGCCGATCCCACCGCCTATGCCGCGATCATGAAGCTCAAGGCCGGGCAGATTACCGACATCCTTCCGGTGCTCGACGGCACCACACACAAGGTCGCCGGTTACTCGATCTACAAGCTCATCAGCAAGGAGCCCGCGGGCCAGCGCGATCTGAACGATCCGCGCGTGCAGCAGAACATTCGCCAGCAGCTCCACGAGAGCCGCTCGCAGTTGCTGAAGGCCTCCTACCTGGAGATGCTCCGCGACCAGGCCAAGGTCGAAAACTACCTTGCGGAACAGATCTTCCAAAGCGCAGCCAAGTAA
- the galU gene encoding UTP--glucose-1-phosphate uridylyltransferase GalU, whose translation MAFLKVRKAVIPAAGMGTRFLPATKATPKEMLPLVDKPLIQYAVEEAVAAGCTEIIIVTGRNKATMEDHFDKSPELEASLIARNRPALLEIAQSVTRLARIVYTRQAEPLGLGHAVLQAKDLIGDEPFAVILPDDVVDCTVPCMKQMVEAFDRTQSSILASEVVEREAISHYGCLDCTPDPEDKRLLDVRDMVEKPKPEEAPSLNAIIGRYILTPRIFEMIENIKPGAGGELQLTDAIKALLQYEKVYGFCYTGKRHDAGDKFGFLKATVDFALKHNELGPKFREWLKSQQF comes from the coding sequence ATGGCTTTCTTGAAGGTCCGCAAGGCCGTGATTCCTGCGGCAGGCATGGGTACCCGGTTTCTTCCCGCCACCAAGGCAACTCCCAAGGAGATGCTGCCCCTGGTGGACAAGCCTCTGATTCAGTATGCGGTCGAAGAGGCTGTGGCCGCCGGATGCACGGAGATCATCATCGTCACCGGCCGCAATAAGGCGACGATGGAGGATCACTTCGACAAGTCACCGGAGCTGGAGGCGTCGCTGATCGCGCGCAACCGGCCGGCATTGCTGGAGATCGCTCAATCGGTCACCCGGCTGGCGCGTATCGTCTACACCCGTCAGGCCGAGCCGCTGGGGCTTGGCCATGCCGTGCTGCAGGCCAAGGATCTGATCGGCGATGAGCCCTTCGCCGTGATTCTTCCGGACGATGTCGTGGACTGCACCGTTCCCTGCATGAAGCAGATGGTGGAGGCTTTCGATAGGACGCAATCCTCCATCCTGGCTTCGGAGGTTGTGGAGCGCGAGGCGATCTCGCACTATGGCTGCCTGGACTGCACGCCCGACCCGGAGGACAAACGGCTGCTCGACGTTCGGGACATGGTCGAAAAGCCGAAGCCTGAAGAGGCTCCCAGCCTGAACGCCATCATCGGCCGTTACATTCTGACGCCGCGCATCTTCGAGATGATCGAAAATATCAAGCCCGGTGCGGGCGGCGAGTTACAGCTTACCGATGCCATCAAGGCGCTGCTGCAGTATGAGAAGGTCTATGGTTTTTGCTACACAGGCAAACGTCATGATGCAGGCGATAAGTTCGGCTTCCTGAAAGCGACCGTTGATTTCGCGCTGAAGCACAATGAGCTGGGACCGAAGTTCCGCGAGTGGTTGAAGTCGCAGCAGTTTTAA
- a CDS encoding condensation domain-containing protein: MPLTSQEIQPLDPLTSDLLRPLGAFEELYCLFGQHFPVNGALAAEITGHTTVQQWRDALDAIQRRHPLLSVCIDTAFNRVPHFRHVAHQHIPLRVVTSTDARWQQEIAKEINAPFTPDQSPLFRAVLLYQEKRSIFILSAHHAVCDGSSRIFLLRDMLLSLSGHDLEKLPLMPSRETLFGAKQRTSTEPGLPAFVAQRPAMPHVDGIKFTPEQTLALQDRSRLEGVTIHAALSAALTFAGRSLDESWRNHPLRILSPAEVRDILGLEDQCMISLTSGEISIPPESPMTFWDLARFARDGLSTVKNPESISMMIDRQTKVVSTNLTAKQADLLKRSLINAQVMFTNLGRLPFDSTFGTLQLTDLWAPCALRGIDREQTLGAVTVNDSLHLTHTSPEPIPGLLAGIEEVLRKACTSDSTTR; encoded by the coding sequence ATGCCTTTGACTTCGCAGGAGATACAACCACTCGATCCTCTAACCAGCGATCTCCTCCGTCCCCTCGGTGCCTTTGAAGAGCTCTACTGCCTCTTCGGCCAACATTTTCCTGTCAACGGAGCCCTTGCCGCCGAGATCACCGGACACACAACCGTCCAGCAATGGCGCGATGCGCTGGACGCGATACAACGACGCCACCCATTGCTCTCCGTTTGCATCGACACAGCCTTCAACCGTGTCCCACACTTTCGGCACGTTGCCCACCAGCACATCCCCCTCCGTGTAGTCACATCCACCGATGCCCGCTGGCAGCAGGAGATTGCCAAAGAGATCAATGCGCCTTTCACGCCCGATCAGTCTCCTCTCTTCCGCGCAGTCCTTCTCTATCAGGAGAAGCGGAGCATCTTCATCCTCTCCGCCCATCACGCCGTTTGCGATGGCTCGTCCCGCATCTTTCTACTCCGGGACATGCTCCTCTCTCTTAGCGGCCATGACCTCGAAAAGCTACCATTGATGCCATCCCGCGAGACTCTCTTCGGAGCAAAACAGAGGACATCCACCGAGCCAGGCCTGCCAGCTTTCGTTGCGCAGCGCCCGGCAATGCCCCATGTAGACGGTATTAAATTCACACCGGAACAGACCCTCGCTCTCCAGGACCGCAGCCGTCTGGAAGGTGTTACGATCCATGCCGCCCTCTCCGCGGCTCTCACCTTTGCAGGCAGGTCTCTCGACGAAAGCTGGCGTAATCACCCGCTCCGCATCCTGTCACCCGCCGAGGTTCGCGATATCCTCGGCCTCGAAGATCAATGCATGATTTCCCTCACCAGTGGTGAGATCTCGATCCCGCCAGAGAGTCCGATGACATTCTGGGATCTCGCGCGGTTCGCGAGAGATGGCCTCTCTACCGTTAAAAACCCAGAGAGTATCTCGATGATGATCGATCGGCAAACTAAAGTGGTATCTACGAACCTCACCGCCAAACAGGCAGATCTGCTCAAGCGAAGTCTGATCAACGCACAGGTGATGTTCACGAATCTCGGCCGTCTCCCCTTTGACAGCACCTTCGGCACACTACAACTCACAGACCTCTGGGCGCCCTGTGCTCTGCGTGGCATCGACAGAGAGCAGACCCTCGGAGCAGTCACAGTCAACGACTCACTCCATCTCACGCACACCAGCCCCGAACCTATTCCCGGCCTGCTTGCGGGCATAGAAGAGGTACTCCGCAAAGCCTGTACGTCCGATTCAACTACCCGGTAA
- a CDS encoding glutathionylspermidine synthase family protein, whose translation MQRHTLTPRPHWQQTVEQQGLTFHTPEADPSVPNARPYWDESTCYEFTAAEVDRLEAAGNELQEMCLAAAQNVIDNQRYDELEIPAEAVPMIEWAWNEEPPALYGRFDILWNGQGAPKLLEYNADTPTSLLEAAVIQWYWLKDVYPQADQFNSLHEKLIAKWKDLDSYLAKPVYFASTDYPEDLLTVAYLRDTAEQAGLPTSQLLMEEIGWNDPRQCFVDLAPEENQIETIFKLYPWETMLEEAFAAQGLRTYKDMRWIEPIWKMLLSNKGILPVLWELYPNHELLLEAHFVTGSSNWQPAPGWVRKPLHSREGSNIVITSLEGKQISTDGPYDNRLQIDQRLGPATVFPDGPNPGRWPVLGLWMIDQECCGMGIREDAGPITGNLSSFVPHFFR comes from the coding sequence ATGCAGCGCCATACCCTTACCCCTCGCCCCCACTGGCAGCAGACCGTCGAACAGCAGGGCCTCACCTTCCATACCCCCGAGGCCGATCCTTCCGTGCCGAACGCCCGGCCTTACTGGGACGAGAGCACCTGCTACGAGTTCACCGCAGCCGAGGTCGACCGCCTGGAGGCTGCCGGCAACGAGCTGCAGGAGATGTGCCTCGCCGCCGCGCAGAACGTCATCGATAACCAGCGCTATGACGAGCTGGAGATCCCAGCCGAGGCCGTGCCGATGATCGAGTGGGCCTGGAACGAGGAGCCTCCGGCACTCTATGGGCGCTTCGACATCCTGTGGAACGGCCAGGGCGCGCCCAAGCTGCTGGAGTACAACGCCGATACCCCGACCTCGCTGCTCGAAGCCGCGGTCATCCAGTGGTATTGGCTCAAGGACGTCTACCCGCAAGCCGACCAGTTCAACTCGCTGCACGAGAAGCTGATCGCCAAGTGGAAAGACCTCGACAGCTATCTCGCCAAGCCCGTCTACTTTGCCAGCACCGACTATCCCGAAGACCTGCTCACCGTCGCCTACCTTCGCGATACCGCCGAGCAGGCGGGGCTGCCCACCAGCCAGCTCCTGATGGAGGAGATCGGCTGGAACGACCCCCGGCAGTGCTTCGTCGATCTTGCGCCGGAAGAGAACCAGATCGAGACGATCTTCAAGCTCTATCCGTGGGAGACGATGCTCGAAGAGGCCTTCGCCGCCCAGGGATTGCGCACGTACAAAGACATGCGCTGGATCGAACCCATCTGGAAGATGCTGCTCTCGAACAAGGGCATTTTGCCGGTGCTGTGGGAGCTCTACCCGAACCACGAGCTGCTGCTGGAAGCGCACTTCGTCACGGGCTCCAGCAACTGGCAGCCCGCTCCCGGCTGGGTGAGGAAGCCCCTGCACTCGCGAGAGGGCTCCAATATCGTGATTACCAGCCTCGAAGGCAAGCAGATCTCTACCGATGGGCCGTACGATAACCGCCTGCAGATCGACCAGCGCCTGGGGCCGGCCACGGTCTTTCCAGACGGGCCGAATCCGGGACGGTGGCCTGTGCTTGGACTCTGGATGATCGACCAGGAGTGCTGCGGCATGGGCATTCGCGAAGACGCGGGACCTATTACCGGCAACCTCAGCAGCTTCGTTCCGCACTTCTTTCGGTAG
- the serA gene encoding phosphoglycerate dehydrogenase produces MKIVLAEKVSPATLAIFQKEPGWNVVTADKIAPGGLPAELADADALVVRSAVQADAALLAAAPKLRIIGRAGVGVDNIDANEATRRGIVVMNTPGANAVAVAELTLGLMISMCRAIPRANAALHVGKWEKKSLQGSELRGKTLGIVGLGRIGLEVARRAKAFGMNLLGYDPFVAPVIARENGVTLVPIDEIFSSSDFLSLHVGLTPQTEGLINKTSLAIMKKGIRIVNCARGELIVDEALAEAIKSGHVAGAALDVFRHEPLKDSPYFELENVLLSPHIAGSTDEAQEAIGIQLANQVRDYLKLGVVQNAVNVASLSEEEYAEVSPYIEMAARLGQFLSHAIGSSETGGNIESIALTYNGRLAQLKTDLIRNAAISGVLAGSDGINRINAASVAADRGIRLQEDKREHVSGGTGAVLRLALHSAKGDSTATATVLHGHSPRLLSYDGIDVEAELTGTLVVIRNQDVPGVIGRIGTILGEAKLNIANFALGRSTRLPGSQALAVVQLDVPAEAQPALQQALAELRKVESITSVHIVELGKL; encoded by the coding sequence TTGAAGATCGTTCTCGCCGAAAAAGTCTCGCCCGCCACGCTTGCCATCTTCCAGAAGGAGCCCGGCTGGAACGTCGTCACCGCTGACAAGATCGCTCCCGGCGGCCTGCCCGCGGAACTCGCCGATGCCGACGCGCTGGTCGTGCGCTCTGCCGTTCAGGCGGACGCCGCCCTGCTCGCAGCCGCTCCCAAACTGCGCATCATCGGCCGGGCCGGTGTCGGCGTCGACAACATCGATGCCAACGAGGCCACACGCCGCGGCATCGTCGTGATGAACACGCCGGGCGCAAACGCCGTCGCCGTCGCCGAACTCACGCTTGGACTGATGATCTCCATGTGCCGCGCTATCCCCCGCGCGAACGCCGCGCTGCACGTCGGCAAGTGGGAGAAGAAGTCTCTGCAGGGCTCGGAGCTGCGCGGCAAGACGCTCGGCATCGTCGGGCTGGGCCGCATTGGGCTGGAAGTGGCGCGCCGCGCCAAGGCGTTCGGCATGAACCTGCTGGGCTACGATCCCTTCGTCGCTCCGGTCATTGCCCGCGAGAACGGCGTTACGCTGGTTCCCATCGACGAGATCTTCTCCAGCTCCGACTTCCTCTCGCTGCACGTGGGCCTCACACCGCAGACCGAGGGCCTGATCAACAAGACCTCGCTCGCGATCATGAAGAAGGGCATCCGCATCGTGAACTGCGCGCGCGGCGAGCTCATCGTCGACGAGGCGCTGGCCGAGGCGATCAAGTCCGGCCATGTAGCCGGTGCCGCGCTGGACGTCTTCCGCCATGAGCCCCTTAAGGACTCTCCGTACTTCGAGCTTGAGAACGTGCTGCTCTCGCCGCATATCGCCGGTTCGACCGACGAGGCGCAGGAGGCCATCGGCATCCAGCTCGCCAACCAGGTGCGCGACTACCTGAAGCTCGGTGTCGTGCAGAATGCCGTTAACGTCGCCTCCCTCTCGGAGGAAGAGTACGCCGAGGTCTCCCCGTACATTGAGATGGCCGCGCGGCTGGGGCAGTTCCTCTCCCATGCGATCGGATCTTCGGAGACGGGCGGCAACATCGAAAGCATCGCGCTGACCTACAACGGCCGGCTCGCCCAGCTCAAGACCGACCTGATCCGCAATGCTGCCATCTCCGGCGTCCTCGCGGGTTCGGACGGCATCAACCGCATCAACGCCGCTTCGGTGGCAGCCGATCGGGGCATCCGTCTGCAGGAAGACAAGCGCGAGCACGTCTCCGGCGGCACGGGCGCGGTTCTCCGGCTGGCGCTGCACTCGGCCAAGGGCGACTCCACCGCGACGGCCACGGTGCTCCACGGTCACTCACCCCGCCTGCTCAGCTATGACGGCATCGACGTCGAAGCCGAGCTCACCGGCACGCTGGTCGTCATCCGCAACCAGGATGTACCGGGTGTGATCGGACGCATCGGCACGATCCTTGGCGAAGCAAAGCTGAATATCGCCAACTTTGCCCTGGGCCGCAGCACGCGTCTCCCCGGAAGCCAGGCCCTGGCGGTCGTCCAGCTCGATGTGCCTGCGGAGGCGCAACCCGCTCTGCAGCAGGCGCTTGCAGAGCTGCGGAAGGTCGAGTCCATTACCAGCGTGCACATTGTGGAGCTGGGAAAGCTTTAG